The DNA sequence CAGAACGGCGAGGCCGTCTTCGCCGCCACCCTCATCTGCGCGCCCACGGCCCCGGTCCGGTCGCTGCCGTGACGCCCTCAGGTACACGGCTATGGGCTGGTCGGGAATGGTGGAGTACGCGCGGATGACCGTCGACCTCCTGGTCACCGGCGCGACGGGCTTCATCGGCAGCCGGGTCGCGGCAGCGGCCCGCGGGCGCCCCGGTGTCCGCGTCCGCACGCTGTCCCGCCGTACGCCGCCCAAAGGGCCAGTCGCCGGGACGGTGCCCGGCGACCTGGCCGACCCCCGCACCCTCTACGGCGGCTGTGCCGGCGTCGACGTCCTCGTCCACTGCGCCTCCCGCGTGGGCGGTGACCCGGAGTCCGCCGCGGCGGTCAACGACCTCGGCACGAAGGCCCTGGTGGAGGAGGCCCTGCGGAGCGGGGTGCGCCGGATCGTGTACGTGAGTACCGCCGCCGTCCACGGCCGGGGCCCCTTCCGCGGCACCCGGCCCGGCGAGGCCCCGATCGCTCCCGCGTCGGACACCAGCCGCACCCGCGCGGCGGCCGAGCGCCATGTGCTCGACGCGGGCGGTCTGGTGCTGCGTCCGCACCTGGTCCACGGGGAGGGCGACCGCTGGGTGGTGCCCGGGCTGGTGGGACTGTTGCGGGAGCTGTCCGCGACCGTCACCGGCTGCACGGCGTTCCACTCGATGATCGACGTCGAGACCCTGGGCCGGGCGGTCGTCGCGGCCGCGCTGTCCCCGCACCACGGTCCGGGCGCCCACTACGTCGGCCACCCGGACCCCGTGCCGGCCGCGGAGCTGCTGGCGGCGGTGTGTGACCGGGTGGAGCGGCCCGGACGGGGTGCGACGGTGGACGTGGCCACCGCCCGCGCCCGGGCCGCCGGGTCCCCGCGCGCGCTGCACCACCTCGGCCTGCTCACCGTGGACCACTGGTTCACGGACGACGGGTTCTGGAAGGACCTGGACTGCTCACCGGGTGAGGGCTTCGCCCGGACCTTCGCACGCGCGGCGCCCTGGTACCGGTCGTACGTCACGGCCGGATGAGGCCTGTACCGAATGAGACCTGTACCGACTGAGACCCGTACCGACTGAGACCTGTACGGACTGAGACCTGTACCGCCCGACTGAAGCGCTGGAAAAACCGACTGGCGGGTCGGCGAATGACCGGTAAGTGGGCAAACGCGGCTCCGCCTGCCGCGCCGCGGTGATCCTCGGCGCACCGCCCCTCCACGGACCCACCCGGCCGCGGCCGCGGCCGAAAAGCGCCCCACCCGCATCGAAAAGGATCATGAGATGTTCCTCACACGCCACCCCGCCCCCGCACCCACCCCACCACGGCGAACCGACAGGTGAACGAGCACGCGAAACGGGCGGCATCCGATGGATGCCGCCCGTTCGACGGTGTGCGCGAGGGGGGAGTTGAACCCCCACGCCCTTGCGGGCACTGGAACCTGAATCCAGCGCGTCTGCCTATTCCGCCACCCGCGCATTGGGTGTGTCTTCCGGCCCTGCCCCTTGGGGTCTTGCGCCTTCCGACACCCAGAACATTAGCACGCTGGTCGGGGTGGATTCACATCCCTTTCCCCACCACCGGCCGGGCCGGTCCCGACCGGTCACGACCGGCCCGATCACCCCCGGCGGGCTCTTCCGGCCCCCTGTGTAGCGACGGTGGCCGGTTCACGTATCAACCTCGTACCGGTAGCCCCCGTCTCCCCGGGAGCCGGGCGGAGTCCACAGCCGGGTGCGGGACACTGGTCTGCGGCCCCCTCTACGATCCATGGCAGAACGACGCGCACGAGCACGGCCGAAGGAGTTCGAAGGGGAGCCCCGGTGGGAACTTCGTCAGGCGTCGACACCCGTCGACCGGGCGGACAGGGGGAACCAGCCGATCGACCGGCGCGTGGATACGATCAGTAAGCAGTACCAGGTAAGCGGTGCACGAAACGGTGCACGGGGCAGTACACAGGACGGCAGCGACGGAGGAGGTGCCCCATGGGAGTCCTGAAGAAGTTCGAGCAGCGTCTCGAAGGTCTGGTCAACGGCACCTTCGCCAAGGTGTTCAAGTCCGAGGTGCAGCCCGTGGAGATCGCGGGAGCGCTCCAGCGGGAATGCGACAACAACGCCACCATCTGGAACCGCGACCGCACCGTCGTACCCAATGACTTCATCGTCGAACTGAGCACCCCGGACTTCGAGCGCCTCAGCCCCTACTCCGGCCAGCTCGGCGACGAGCTCGCCGGCATGGTGCGCGACTACGCCAAGCAGCAGCGCTACACCTTCATGGGTCCCATCAAGGTGAACCTGGAGAAGGCCGACGACCTCGACACCGGCCTGTACCGGGTGCGCAGCCGCACCCTCGCCTCGTCCGCCAGCCAGGCCCCCGGAGCCGCGGGCCCCGGCGCCGCCCCGCCGGCCGGCCGCCCCGGTGGCTACGGCTACCCGCCGGCCGCCCCCGCGGGCGCCCCGCCCATGCCGGCCGCGCCGCCGCCCGGCGGCCGCCCCGGCGGGTACGGCTACCCGCAGCCCGCGACCGGCCAGCGGCCCCCCGCCGCACCCGCGCCCGGCGGACGCACCCGCCACTGGATCGAGATCAACGGCACCCGCCACCAGATCTCCCGCGCCACCCTGGTGATGGGCCGCAGCACCGAAGCAGACGTGCGGATCGACGATCCCGGCGTCTCCCGCCGGCACTGCGAGATCCGGACCGGAACGCCCTCGACGATCCAGGATCTCGGATCCACCAACGGCATCGTGGTGGACGGGCAGCACACCACCCGCGCTACGCTCCGCGACGGCTCGCGGATCGTCGTGGGCAGTACCACCGTTATCTATAGGCAAGCCGAAGGGTGAAGCGGGGGCAATGTCAGAGCTGACCCTCACGGTCAT is a window from the Streptomyces capillispiralis genome containing:
- a CDS encoding FhaA domain-containing protein: MGVLKKFEQRLEGLVNGTFAKVFKSEVQPVEIAGALQRECDNNATIWNRDRTVVPNDFIVELSTPDFERLSPYSGQLGDELAGMVRDYAKQQRYTFMGPIKVNLEKADDLDTGLYRVRSRTLASSASQAPGAAGPGAAPPAGRPGGYGYPPAAPAGAPPMPAAPPPGGRPGGYGYPQPATGQRPPAAPAPGGRTRHWIEINGTRHQISRATLVMGRSTEADVRIDDPGVSRRHCEIRTGTPSTIQDLGSTNGIVVDGQHTTRATLRDGSRIVVGSTTVIYRQAEG
- a CDS encoding NAD-dependent epimerase/dehydratase family protein, encoding MGWSGMVEYARMTVDLLVTGATGFIGSRVAAAARGRPGVRVRTLSRRTPPKGPVAGTVPGDLADPRTLYGGCAGVDVLVHCASRVGGDPESAAAVNDLGTKALVEEALRSGVRRIVYVSTAAVHGRGPFRGTRPGEAPIAPASDTSRTRAAAERHVLDAGGLVLRPHLVHGEGDRWVVPGLVGLLRELSATVTGCTAFHSMIDVETLGRAVVAAALSPHHGPGAHYVGHPDPVPAAELLAAVCDRVERPGRGATVDVATARARAAGSPRALHHLGLLTVDHWFTDDGFWKDLDCSPGEGFARTFARAAPWYRSYVTAG